The following proteins are encoded in a genomic region of Parus major isolate Abel chromosome 20, Parus_major1.1, whole genome shotgun sequence:
- the PCK1 gene encoding phosphoenolpyruvate carboxykinase, cytosolic [GTP] isoform X2, translated as MNVMPKVVQGDLESLSPEARDFIETNAKLCQPECIHICDGSEEENKKILDIMVEQGMIKKLNKYENCWLALTDPRDVARIESKTVIITQEQRDTTPMPKTGTSQLGRWMSEEDFEKAFNTRFPGCMQGRTMYVIPFSMGPIGSPLSKIGIELTDSPYVVASMRIMTRMGTDVLKALGNGEFVKCLHSVGCPLPLKEPLINNWPCNPELTLIAHLPDRREIISFGSGYGGNSLLGKKCFALRIASRLAKEEGWLAEHMLILGITNPEGKKKYFAAAFPSACGKTNLAMMNPSLPGWKIECVGDDIAWMKFDEQGNLRAINPENGFFGVAPGTSVKTNPNAIKTIFKNTIFTNVAETSDGGVYWEGIDEPLPAGVTVTSWKNKDWTPDNGEPCAHPNSRFCSPARQCPIMDPAWESPEGVPIEGIIFGGRRPAGVPLVYEAFNWKHGVFVGAAMRSEATAAAEHKGKIIMHDPFAMRPFFGYNFGKYLAHWLSMAHRPAAKLPRIFHVNWFRKDSQGKFLWPGFGENSRVLEWMFNRIEGKASAKPTAIGYIPTDAALNLKGLEDVNLTELFDISKEFWEKEVEEIKQYFEVQVNADLPYEIERELLALEMRIKQL; from the exons ATGAACGTCATGCCCAAGGTTGTCCAGGGGGATTTGGAGAGTCTGTCTCCGGAAGCGAGGGATTTCATCGAAACCAATGccaagctgtgccagcctgAGTGCATCCACATCTGCGATGGCTCGgaagaagagaacaaaaaaatcctggacATCATGGTAGAACAAGGCATGATCAAGAAGCTGAACAAGTATGAGAACTG CTGGTTGGCTCTCACTGATCCAAGAGATGTGGCAAGAATTGAGAGCAAAACTGTCATCATCACTCAAGAGCAGAGAGATACCACTCCCATGCCTAAAACTGGAACAAGCCAGCTGGGGCGCTGGATGTCTGAGGAAGATTTTGAGAAAGCCTTCAACACCAGGTTCCCAGGTTGCATGCAAG GACGTACAATGTACGTCATCCCCTTCAGCATGGGGCCTATTGGGTCACCTTTGTCCAAGATTGGGATCGAGCTGACGGATTCGCCCTATGTGGTGGCCAGCATGAGGATCATGACACGGATGGGAACAGATGTTTTGAAAGCCCTGGGCAATGGGGAGTTTGTAAAATGCCTTCACTCAGTTGGATGCCCTCTGCCACTAAAAG AGCCATTAATCAACAACTGGCCATGCAACCCGGAGCTGACGCTGATTGCTCATCTCCCGGATCGCAGGGAGATCATTTCGTTTGGCAGCGGCTACGGAGGAAACTCCTTGCTGGGGAAGAAATGCTTTGCTCTCAGAATTGCCAGCAGACTGGCCAAAGAGGAGGGCTGGCTCGCAGAGCACATGCTG ATCCTGGGAATTACCAATCCAGAAGGTAAAAAGAAGTACTTTGCTGCAGCATTCCCAAGTGCATGTGGAAAAACCAACTTGGCCATGATGAACCCAAGCCTGCCAGGATGGAAAATTGAGTGTGTGGGTGATGATATTGCCTGGATGAAATTTGATGAACAAG GCAACTTAAGGGCAATCAATCCCGAAAATGGCTTTTTCGGTGTCGCCCCTGGAACCTCAGTCAAAACAAACCCCAATGCTATTAAAACCATATTCAAGAACACCATCTTTACCAACGTGGCAGAAACCAGTGATGGAGGTGTTTACTGGGAAGGCATCGATGAGCCCCTGCCCGCTGGAGTGACAGTGACCTCATGGAAGAACAAGGATTGGACCCCAGACAACG GAGAACCTTGTGCTCACCCCAACTCCAGgttctgctccccagccagGCAGTGCCCCATCATGGATCCTGCGTGGGAGTCCCCCGAAGGCGTTCCCATCGAAGGGATCATTTTTGGAGGCCGCAGACCAGCTG GTGTCCCTCTTGTATATGAGGCCTTTAACTGGAAGCATGGAGTATTTGTAGGAGCAGCCATGAGATCTGaagcaacagcagctgctgagcacaaaG GCAAAATCATTATGCACGATCCATTTGCCATGAGGCCTTTCTTTGGCTACAACTTTGGCAAGTACTTGGCCCACTGGCTGAGCATGGCCCATCGTCCAGCTGCAAAACTACCCAGGATCTTTCACGTTAACTGGTTCCGGAAAGACAGCCAAGGGAAATTCCTGTGGCCTGGCTTTGGAGAGAATTCCCGTGTGCTGGAGTGGATGTTCAACAGAATTGAAGGGAAAGCCTCTGCCAAACCAACTGCCATAGGTTACATCCCTACTGATGCTGCTTTGAACTTGAAGGGTTTAGAAGATGTCAACCTGACCGAACTGTTTGATATCTCAAAAGAGTTCTGGGAAAAGGAGGTGGAAGAAATCAAGCAGTATTTTGAAGTGCAAGTTAATGCTGACCTTCCCTATGAAATAGAAAGGGAATTGCTTGCCTTAGAGATGAGGATAAAACAGCTGTAA
- the PCK1 gene encoding phosphoenolpyruvate carboxykinase, cytosolic [GTP] isoform X1, whose product MPPQLKAEMNVMPKVVQGDLESLSPEARDFIETNAKLCQPECIHICDGSEEENKKILDIMVEQGMIKKLNKYENCWLALTDPRDVARIESKTVIITQEQRDTTPMPKTGTSQLGRWMSEEDFEKAFNTRFPGCMQGRTMYVIPFSMGPIGSPLSKIGIELTDSPYVVASMRIMTRMGTDVLKALGNGEFVKCLHSVGCPLPLKEPLINNWPCNPELTLIAHLPDRREIISFGSGYGGNSLLGKKCFALRIASRLAKEEGWLAEHMLILGITNPEGKKKYFAAAFPSACGKTNLAMMNPSLPGWKIECVGDDIAWMKFDEQGNLRAINPENGFFGVAPGTSVKTNPNAIKTIFKNTIFTNVAETSDGGVYWEGIDEPLPAGVTVTSWKNKDWTPDNGEPCAHPNSRFCSPARQCPIMDPAWESPEGVPIEGIIFGGRRPAGVPLVYEAFNWKHGVFVGAAMRSEATAAAEHKGKIIMHDPFAMRPFFGYNFGKYLAHWLSMAHRPAAKLPRIFHVNWFRKDSQGKFLWPGFGENSRVLEWMFNRIEGKASAKPTAIGYIPTDAALNLKGLEDVNLTELFDISKEFWEKEVEEIKQYFEVQVNADLPYEIERELLALEMRIKQL is encoded by the exons ATGCCTCCACAGTTGAAAGCCGAGATGAACGTCATGCCCAAGGTTGTCCAGGGGGATTTGGAGAGTCTGTCTCCGGAAGCGAGGGATTTCATCGAAACCAATGccaagctgtgccagcctgAGTGCATCCACATCTGCGATGGCTCGgaagaagagaacaaaaaaatcctggacATCATGGTAGAACAAGGCATGATCAAGAAGCTGAACAAGTATGAGAACTG CTGGTTGGCTCTCACTGATCCAAGAGATGTGGCAAGAATTGAGAGCAAAACTGTCATCATCACTCAAGAGCAGAGAGATACCACTCCCATGCCTAAAACTGGAACAAGCCAGCTGGGGCGCTGGATGTCTGAGGAAGATTTTGAGAAAGCCTTCAACACCAGGTTCCCAGGTTGCATGCAAG GACGTACAATGTACGTCATCCCCTTCAGCATGGGGCCTATTGGGTCACCTTTGTCCAAGATTGGGATCGAGCTGACGGATTCGCCCTATGTGGTGGCCAGCATGAGGATCATGACACGGATGGGAACAGATGTTTTGAAAGCCCTGGGCAATGGGGAGTTTGTAAAATGCCTTCACTCAGTTGGATGCCCTCTGCCACTAAAAG AGCCATTAATCAACAACTGGCCATGCAACCCGGAGCTGACGCTGATTGCTCATCTCCCGGATCGCAGGGAGATCATTTCGTTTGGCAGCGGCTACGGAGGAAACTCCTTGCTGGGGAAGAAATGCTTTGCTCTCAGAATTGCCAGCAGACTGGCCAAAGAGGAGGGCTGGCTCGCAGAGCACATGCTG ATCCTGGGAATTACCAATCCAGAAGGTAAAAAGAAGTACTTTGCTGCAGCATTCCCAAGTGCATGTGGAAAAACCAACTTGGCCATGATGAACCCAAGCCTGCCAGGATGGAAAATTGAGTGTGTGGGTGATGATATTGCCTGGATGAAATTTGATGAACAAG GCAACTTAAGGGCAATCAATCCCGAAAATGGCTTTTTCGGTGTCGCCCCTGGAACCTCAGTCAAAACAAACCCCAATGCTATTAAAACCATATTCAAGAACACCATCTTTACCAACGTGGCAGAAACCAGTGATGGAGGTGTTTACTGGGAAGGCATCGATGAGCCCCTGCCCGCTGGAGTGACAGTGACCTCATGGAAGAACAAGGATTGGACCCCAGACAACG GAGAACCTTGTGCTCACCCCAACTCCAGgttctgctccccagccagGCAGTGCCCCATCATGGATCCTGCGTGGGAGTCCCCCGAAGGCGTTCCCATCGAAGGGATCATTTTTGGAGGCCGCAGACCAGCTG GTGTCCCTCTTGTATATGAGGCCTTTAACTGGAAGCATGGAGTATTTGTAGGAGCAGCCATGAGATCTGaagcaacagcagctgctgagcacaaaG GCAAAATCATTATGCACGATCCATTTGCCATGAGGCCTTTCTTTGGCTACAACTTTGGCAAGTACTTGGCCCACTGGCTGAGCATGGCCCATCGTCCAGCTGCAAAACTACCCAGGATCTTTCACGTTAACTGGTTCCGGAAAGACAGCCAAGGGAAATTCCTGTGGCCTGGCTTTGGAGAGAATTCCCGTGTGCTGGAGTGGATGTTCAACAGAATTGAAGGGAAAGCCTCTGCCAAACCAACTGCCATAGGTTACATCCCTACTGATGCTGCTTTGAACTTGAAGGGTTTAGAAGATGTCAACCTGACCGAACTGTTTGATATCTCAAAAGAGTTCTGGGAAAAGGAGGTGGAAGAAATCAAGCAGTATTTTGAAGTGCAAGTTAATGCTGACCTTCCCTATGAAATAGAAAGGGAATTGCTTGCCTTAGAGATGAGGATAAAACAGCTGTAA